A genomic window from Quercus lobata isolate SW786 chromosome 10, ValleyOak3.0 Primary Assembly, whole genome shotgun sequence includes:
- the LOC115965249 gene encoding uncharacterized protein LOC115965249, with protein sequence MAFSIEVIPAAPRGATITRRGVLTVAPKETCTEKQPLEKRMKVGRLPISFDEDDLEGMIQPHDDALIQGSFEAQDSRMKEYLRAAMRIINKFRTVKVAQVGRAQNRHTDSLATLTSLMTEEVPRLIKVELIREPSISVGDNYISTGVEVAIISITRPYWMDPIIDFLAEDRVPDDDKEAKKIRRVASRYWLLVDRKLYWRSFGEPYLSCLHPEKKDVAEYVQKCEQCQKHAPLNHQPVGHLNPISSPWPFAQWGLDILGPFPRATGNRWFVLVAVGYFMKWAEAEALANIRDVDIKKYSTLAYPQSNDQAEATNKTILNGLKRRLDGAKGRWAEELPNVLWAYHTTPRRSTREIPFSLTYGAEAVIPAEVNLCSAQVAGFDPAENDELMLERLDWLKECQEAAIIRLAKYQQKLAQRYN encoded by the exons ATGGCATTTAGCATTGAGGTCATTCCTGCTGCTCCGAGGGGTGCGACTATAACTAGAAGAGGAGTATTGACAGTGGCACCCAAAGAAACTTGCACAGAGAAACAACCACTCGAAAAGAGGATGAAAGTTGGCCGGCTGCCTATCTCTTTTGATGAGGATGATCTAGAGGGAATGATTCAACCGCACGATGATGCGTTG ATCCAGGGTAGCTTTGAAGCTCAGGATTCTCGGATGAAAGAATATTTGCGAGCAGCAATGCGAATCATTAACAAGTTCAGAACGGTGAAGGTGGCCCAAGTCGGCCGGGCACAAAATAGACACACTGACTCCCTAGCCACGTTAACCTCGTTAATGACCGAGGAAGTTCCTCGACTTATTAAAGTAGAGcttataagggagccaagtATTAGTGTGGGAGATAACTATATCTCGACGGGGGTGGAGGTTGCCATAATTTCAATAACAAGGCCGTATTGGATGGACCCGATCATTGACTTCTTGGCCGAGGATCGAGTTCCGGACGATGACAAAGAGGCCAAAAAGATTCGTCGGGTGGCTTCCCGGTATTGGCTGTTAGTAGATCGTAAGTTATACTGGAGATCTTTTGGAGAACCGTACCTTTCATGTTTACACCCCGAGAAA AAAGATGTAGCTGAATATGTGCAGAAATGTGAACAATGCCAGAAACACGCTCCCCTGAATCACCAGCCGGTAGGTCATTTGAATCCCATCAGTAGTCCATGGccgtttgcacaatgggggctagatATTCTCGGCCCATTCCCCCGAGCAACAGGTAATCGCTGGTTCGTGTTGGTGGCAGTTGGTTACTTCATGAAATGGGCGGAAGCTGAGGCtttggctaatatccgggatGTAGACATCAAGAA GTATTCCACTCTGGCGTATCCGCAGAGCAACGACCAAGCTGAAGCAACTAACAAGACAATCCTGAATGGCTTGAAGAGAAGGTTGGATGGGGCGAAAGGAAGGTGGGCCGAGGAGCTACCTAATGTTTTGTGGGCTTACCATACAACCCCCAGAAGGTCCACAAGGGAGATTCCGTTCTCCTTAACATATGGAGCAGAAGCTGTGATACCGGCCGAGGTGAATTTGTGCAGTGCACAGGTTGCGGGATTTGACCCCGCCGAGAATGATGAGTTAATGCTAGAACGCTTGGATTGGTTGAAAGAGTGCCAAGAAGCAGCAATAATACGGCTAGCGAAATACCAGCAGAAACTTGCCCAACGATACAATTGA